From Rhinolophus sinicus isolate RSC01 linkage group LG15, ASM3656204v1, whole genome shotgun sequence, the proteins below share one genomic window:
- the NSRP1 gene encoding nuclear speckle splicing regulatory protein 1 isoform X2, with translation MKQTKLEIQKALAEDSTVYEYDSIYDEMQKKKEENNPKLLLGKDRKPKYIHNLLKAVEIRKKEQEKRMEKKIQREREMEKGEFDDKEAFVTSAYKKKLQERAEEEEREKRAAALEARLDVTKQKDLSGFYRHLLNQAVGEEEVPTCSFREARSGIKEEKPRGYSDEVSSENRTHEKCILQTVAKVEENLDADSDLNASSSEDDKMEEKGNCRREKSRETSMNDSKHHRNQTHSRSSSEEREHGTRHHTKSSKSRGHEKREDQHQERQSRDQNYYTDRDYRKEKKDSHRHREASQRDSHWKRHEQEDKLRGRDQRERNDREWKREKYPRREQERDRQRSDHDQHSEKGDEKEEKSKEKEEQMKARKERYEDSDKYRDREKREVSGQSSERKRDRKESSPNSRARDRFLDQERSHKMRNMEKDKERNPEKPSSSETSLGAKHSITEECQETGKEQERLDEAVNKFAKRNNEETVMSARDRYLARQVARGNAKTYIEKEDD, from the exons ATGAAACAG accaaaTTGGAAATCCAGAAGGCCCTTGCAGAAGACTCTACTGTATATGAATATGACAGTATTTATgatgaaatgcagaaaaaaaaggaagaaaataatcccaaattACTCTTGGGAAAGGACCGAAAG CCCAAGTATATTCACAACTTACTAAAAGCAGTTGAGATCaggaaaaaggaacaagaaaaaagaatggaaaagaaaatacaaagagaacGAGAAATGGAAAAGGGAGAATTTGATGATAAAGAAGCATTTGTGACATCTGCTTATAAGAAAAAACTACAAGAAAGAgctgaagaggaggaaagagaaaagagagctgCTGCACTTGAAG CACGTTTGGATGTAACCAAGCAGAAAGATCTCAGTGGATTTTATAGGCACCTATTAAATCAAGCAGTTGGTGAAGAGGAAGTACCTACATGCAGCTTTCGTGAAGCCAG gtCTGGGATAAAGGAAGAGAAACCAAGGGGTTATTCCGATGAAGTAAGTTCAGAGAACAGAACACATGAGAAATGCATTCTCCAAACTGTTGCGAAAGTAGAGGAAAACCTAGATGCAGACAGTGACTTGAATGCTAGCAGCAGTGAGGAtgataaaatggaagaaaaaggaaactgcagaaggGAAAAAAGCAGAGAGACCTCCATGAATGACTCCAAGCATCACAGGAATCAAACCCATTCACGGTCATCTAGTGAAGAAAGAGAACATGGTACCAGACACCACACAAAAAGTTCCAAGTCAAGAGGACATGAGAAAAGGGAAGATCAGCATCAAGAGAGACAATCCAGGGACCAGAACTATTATACTGACCGTGATTACcgaaaagaaaagaaggattcccacagacacagagaggccAGTCAGAGAGATTCCCACTGGAAGAGGCATGAACAAGAAGATAAACTGAGGGGAAGAgaccaaagagaaagaaatgacagagaatggaaaagggagaaatatcccagaagagaacaagaaagagatAGACAACGAAGTGATCATGACCAACACAGCGAGAAAGGAGacgagaaggaagagaaaagcaaagaaaaggaagagcagatgaaagcaaggaaagaaagataTGAAGACAGTGATAAATACCGAGATAGAGAAAAACGAGAAGTAAGTGGTCAGTCTTCAGAAAGAAAGcgagacagaaaggaaagcagcCCGAATTCTAGGGCGAGAGATAGGTTTCTTGACCAGGAAAGATCCCACAAAATGAGAAAcatggaaaaggacaaagaaagaaacccagaGAAACCCTCTAGTTCTGAAACATCACTGGGAGCAAAACACAGCATCACAGAGGAATGCCAAGAGACTGGCAAAGAACAAGAGAGACTAGATGAAGCAGTGAACAAGTTTGCAAAGCGGAACAATGAAGAAACTGTAATGTCAGCTAGAGACAGGTACTTGGCCAGGCAAGTGGCACGTGGTAACGCAAAGACATACATTGAGAAAGAAGATGATTGA
- the NSRP1 gene encoding nuclear speckle splicing regulatory protein 1 isoform X1 has protein sequence MAIPGRQYGLVLPKKAQQLLPVLQKPSVFGNDSDDDDETSVSESLQREAAKKQAMKQTKLEIQKALAEDSTVYEYDSIYDEMQKKKEENNPKLLLGKDRKPKYIHNLLKAVEIRKKEQEKRMEKKIQREREMEKGEFDDKEAFVTSAYKKKLQERAEEEEREKRAAALEARLDVTKQKDLSGFYRHLLNQAVGEEEVPTCSFREARSGIKEEKPRGYSDEVSSENRTHEKCILQTVAKVEENLDADSDLNASSSEDDKMEEKGNCRREKSRETSMNDSKHHRNQTHSRSSSEEREHGTRHHTKSSKSRGHEKREDQHQERQSRDQNYYTDRDYRKEKKDSHRHREASQRDSHWKRHEQEDKLRGRDQRERNDREWKREKYPRREQERDRQRSDHDQHSEKGDEKEEKSKEKEEQMKARKERYEDSDKYRDREKREVSGQSSERKRDRKESSPNSRARDRFLDQERSHKMRNMEKDKERNPEKPSSSETSLGAKHSITEECQETGKEQERLDEAVNKFAKRNNEETVMSARDRYLARQVARGNAKTYIEKEDD, from the exons ACCTCCGTGAGTGAAAGCCTTCAGAGAGAAGCTGCTAAAAAGCAAGCAATGAAACAG accaaaTTGGAAATCCAGAAGGCCCTTGCAGAAGACTCTACTGTATATGAATATGACAGTATTTATgatgaaatgcagaaaaaaaaggaagaaaataatcccaaattACTCTTGGGAAAGGACCGAAAG CCCAAGTATATTCACAACTTACTAAAAGCAGTTGAGATCaggaaaaaggaacaagaaaaaagaatggaaaagaaaatacaaagagaacGAGAAATGGAAAAGGGAGAATTTGATGATAAAGAAGCATTTGTGACATCTGCTTATAAGAAAAAACTACAAGAAAGAgctgaagaggaggaaagagaaaagagagctgCTGCACTTGAAG CACGTTTGGATGTAACCAAGCAGAAAGATCTCAGTGGATTTTATAGGCACCTATTAAATCAAGCAGTTGGTGAAGAGGAAGTACCTACATGCAGCTTTCGTGAAGCCAG gtCTGGGATAAAGGAAGAGAAACCAAGGGGTTATTCCGATGAAGTAAGTTCAGAGAACAGAACACATGAGAAATGCATTCTCCAAACTGTTGCGAAAGTAGAGGAAAACCTAGATGCAGACAGTGACTTGAATGCTAGCAGCAGTGAGGAtgataaaatggaagaaaaaggaaactgcagaaggGAAAAAAGCAGAGAGACCTCCATGAATGACTCCAAGCATCACAGGAATCAAACCCATTCACGGTCATCTAGTGAAGAAAGAGAACATGGTACCAGACACCACACAAAAAGTTCCAAGTCAAGAGGACATGAGAAAAGGGAAGATCAGCATCAAGAGAGACAATCCAGGGACCAGAACTATTATACTGACCGTGATTACcgaaaagaaaagaaggattcccacagacacagagaggccAGTCAGAGAGATTCCCACTGGAAGAGGCATGAACAAGAAGATAAACTGAGGGGAAGAgaccaaagagaaagaaatgacagagaatggaaaagggagaaatatcccagaagagaacaagaaagagatAGACAACGAAGTGATCATGACCAACACAGCGAGAAAGGAGacgagaaggaagagaaaagcaaagaaaaggaagagcagatgaaagcaaggaaagaaagataTGAAGACAGTGATAAATACCGAGATAGAGAAAAACGAGAAGTAAGTGGTCAGTCTTCAGAAAGAAAGcgagacagaaaggaaagcagcCCGAATTCTAGGGCGAGAGATAGGTTTCTTGACCAGGAAAGATCCCACAAAATGAGAAAcatggaaaaggacaaagaaagaaacccagaGAAACCCTCTAGTTCTGAAACATCACTGGGAGCAAAACACAGCATCACAGAGGAATGCCAAGAGACTGGCAAAGAACAAGAGAGACTAGATGAAGCAGTGAACAAGTTTGCAAAGCGGAACAATGAAGAAACTGTAATGTCAGCTAGAGACAGGTACTTGGCCAGGCAAGTGGCACGTGGTAACGCAAAGACATACATTGAGAAAGAAGATGATTGA